Below is a genomic region from Candidatus Hydrogenedentota bacterium.
GACCACGACTGCCTCCGGCGCAAACTTCAATATTTCAGTGGTAAACTCCCAGCTCCAGCGAATGGCGTCATGTTTAAAATAGTCGCCGAAAGAAAAATTTCCCAGCATCTCAAAAAACGTGAGATGCCGCGAAGTTTTGCCGACTTCATCCAAGTCATTTGCTTTGCCGCCGGCGCGCAGACATTTTTGGGAGGTAGCAGCCCGTCGATAAGGCACCTCCGTTTCACCGGTATAGAAATGTTTAAATTGGACCATTCCGGCGCTTGTAAATAAGAGCGTCGGATCATTGCTAGGTACTATTCTATCGCTTTTTTCTATAACATGACCACGTTCCCGAAAAAACTCAAGGAAACCGGCACGTATTT
It encodes:
- a CDS encoding alanine--tRNA ligase; translation: MKSNEIRAGFLEFFRERGHVIEKSDRIVPSNDPTLLFTSAGMVQFKHFYTGETEVPYRRAATSQKCLRAGGKANDLDEVGKTSRHLTFFEMLGNFSFGDYFKHDAIRWSWEFTTEILKFAPEAVVV